The region TACCGATGTTCGGTCATTATGCTATGAATCATCTCAATGGAAACACTGAAATCATATCTGATGAATTAACCACAAAATCTAGAAACTATGCCAATATTAAAATTTTAAAAAGCTATATTCGTTCAATGTTTGATATAGCTGAAATATTAGGTTATATCGAGTTTAATCGAACCACAAAAGTCATTCAAAGTATCACTGCGCCTAAAAAGATTGCATTAGAAGAAAAAAGAATACGTGAAGGAAACCAATCTTTAGCAGTAAACGAATTATTAGATTGGCTAGATGTAGTAAAAACTGAGTTAGAAAAGAAATCACTAAGTCTTCAAGACTATACCCTTTTTATGCTTACTCTATATTTAGGAGATCGCAAAAGTGAAACGTATGCTCTGCAATGGAAACACATTGATTTTGAGAAACATACCATCCACTTAAAATATGCTTTAGATAAAAAGCAAAAACAAAAAAATACTAAAGGTGGAAAAGATACACTTGTTCAAGTATCAGATATAGTCGTAGTCTTACTTCAAGAGTGGAAAGAATTGCAGAAAATAGAATTGCAAAAATTTAAGATCAATCAAACTTCTGAGCAATTCTTATTTACCTACAGTAAACCATCTGGAGAAGTTAATTGTCCGTTGCACATTGATTATTTGAACTACCGAATTGACACTTTAAGAAGACGTCATAAACATCTAGTGCATTTGACTCCGCATAAATTACGCCATACTTTTGCGACTCTAGCTAAACAAGGCGGAGCAGATATTAGTAAAATTTCTGAAGCCTTAACACATTCAGAAATAGCTACAACAAGAATTTATGTGAACACACCAAACGTAGTAAATTTAGATGTCTACAATGCTTTTGATCGGGTTCTAAAACGAAGTGGCTCTCACTAATGTGTTCTAAAATGTGTTCTAAAGGTCAAAAAAAGACACCTTCCAAAATTTGGAAAGTGCCTTGAAACATTGATATATAAACAATATTAACGTTTTGAGAATTGAGAAGCTTTACGAGCTTTCTTAAGACCTGGTTTTTTACGTTATTAGATTAGTTAAATGAAAGAACTCGTTCAGAGTCATCCATATAGTCTTTACCTTGAGCTGGTGCTTCGATTGAACCAAATGGCATTTGTGCGCGTAGTCTCCAATCAGAAGATAAGTTCCATTCTGAATGAACAGCGTCATCGATCAATGGATTGTAATGTTGCAAACTAGCACCAATATTTTCAGTTGCTAATGCAGTCCATACTGAGTGTTGAGCGATTCCAGAAGCTTGTTCTGCCCATACAGGGAAGTTATCTGCATATAAAGCAAATTGTTCTTGTAGGTTTTTAACAATACTCATGTCTTCGAAGAATAAAATTGTTCCATAACCAGCACGGAAAGAATTTAATTTTTCAACAGTTGGAGCAAAGTCTTGTCCTTCAGGAACACCGATTTTCAATGCCGCTTCTGTTAAATCCCATAGTTTTTTATGAGCATCTCCAAATAACACAACTGCACGAGATGTTTGTGAATTAAATGAAGATGGACTTTCTTTAACTGCATTTGATACTAATGCAACGATTTGATCATCAGCTAAAGATACGTCTTTTCCTAAAGCATAAATTGAACGACGCTCTTTTAGTAAATTTGTGAATTGGTTTTCCATGTAAATAATTCCCCCTTAAATGTAACTTACTTAAGCAGTATAACAACTTTCTTTTCGTAAGTAAATAGTTCTTTTGAACCTTCTCTTTGAGTTAAGAATTATCACGCTTTTTCTTGAGATAAGAATGCGCCCAATCCAGCAACTGGTCTCTTTCATTGACAACTTCATCTAATAAAATAGCCCTTTCTATTGCGTCTAAAGCTTCTCCTAACCATTTTCCAGGTTTAGCATTGAACTGCTGCAATAAATCATTCCCCGAAACAGCCATCTCTTGTTTGTTTCTTATTGGTAACGATGCTTTTACTTCTTCCAAATAAGCGATATCAGATTCGCAATTAAAAAAAGGCAGCATAGCTTCAACTTCCAACGCAATGTCATAGCCGCTTTGATATAAAGACAGGCGGGTCAAAGGTGCTTTAAGCCGTTGTTGCAAAGCAATATAAGCTGTTTTGACTCTCTGCATCTCTTTTTTAGAGCATTTCCATTTCCGTAAGAATGGCTCAATTTCATCTTCTGATTTTTCCAGAAAAGCTAATAACAGCGTCCAAGCTGCTAATTGTGTTGGAATTTGACCTTCTAGTCCAGCGAATGATGTCAATTCGTTTTTGTAAAGTGAAAGCTCTGGACAATAATAATACAATTCTGTTTCAATAAACGTTTTTAAGGCTTTTTGTCGGCCTTTCCCTAAAAGAAGCTTCATGAATTCAACTTGGATTCGTTCAACGGCAATGTGTTCGAGAAGAGCATGATTTTTATGAATCGCTTTTTCGGTTTCGTTATCCATCACAAAATCTAATTGACTAATGAAACGGACCCCACGCATCATCCGCAAAGCATCTTCAAAAAATCGTTCTTCCGGAGAACCAACTGCTTTGATCAAGCCTTTTTTTAAATCGTTTTGACCGCCAAAATAGTCAATCACTTGGCCTTCTTGGTCCATCGCTAATGCGTTTACTGTAAAATCTCGGCGTTTTAAATCTTCTTTTAGCGAACGAACAAAAACAACCTCATCCGGTCTTCTAAAATCTTGGTAAGTCGATTCTGTCCGAAATGTCGTTACTTCATAGGTTTCATTTTTTCTCAAAACCATTACCGTCCCATGTTCAATGCCCACATCAAATGTCTTTGGAAAGATTTTTTTGACTTCAGCGGGAAAAGCGCTAGTAGCAATATCCACATCATTGATTTCTTTATTTAGCAAAGCATCTCTGACGCACCCTCCTACAAAATAGGCTTCAAAACCAGCTTCTTGTATTTTTTTAATGATCGGTAAAGCTTTCATAAATTCGTGATTAGAGGTGATCATAGAAGGTTTTCCAATCCATAAATCAATTCGTCTAATTCCATGACTTTTTCACAACCTAAAGCCACTCCTGTCATAAAGGAAGCCCGGTCGTATGAATCGTGGCGAATCGTTAAGCCTTCACCTGTGCTGCCAAATTGAACTTGCTGGTGAGCCACTAAACCTGGTAAACGGACACTATGGATCTTCATTCCTTTGTAATCTGCTCCGCGTGCTCCAGGAATGCTTTCTTTTTCATCTGGATGGCCTTGTTGATGATCGCCTCGTTCTGCATAGATCATTTCAGCTGTCTTAATGGCTGTTCCACTTGGCGCATCTAACTTGTTATCATGGTGCATTTCAATTATCTCTACATCTGGGAAGTATTTAGCAGCTTTTGCTGAAAATTGCATCATTAATACGGCACCGATAGCAAAATTCGGTGCTATTAGTCCGCCTATCTTTTTATCTTTAGATAAATCAGTCAACTTTTTAACTTCGGTTTCTGAAAAACCTGTCGTTCCAACAACCGGACGGATTCCATTTTCTAGTGCAAATTGTGTATTGGCATAAGCAACAGCCGGGATAGTAAAATCAATCCAAACATCAGCGTCTACACTTTGGACTAATGCTTCTTTTTCATTAAAAACGGGCACATCTATTTCAGAAAATTCAGCCATTTCATTTAAATTACTTTCTTTAGCATAAGGATCCAATACCCCGACTAAAGAAAAATCTTTATTTTCAATAACCATTTTAGTGGCTGTAGAGCCCATTTTCCCTTTAAATCCGGCAACTATTATGTTTATCATTTTTTATCCATCCTTTCAAAACGGTCCTTAATTTACATGTTTATTCTATCAAAAAATTCCCTTAAAATGCCAACTAAACTGATCTCTTTTATCTTATCAATAAAATTTCAGCTTGCAAGCACGTTTCTTTTATTTAAAATTTTCAATAAAAAAAGCCAAATCCCTAATGATTCGGCTTTTTTTGTTCTTTTAAAAGATCCTCTTCAATTTCTTTCAATTCATTGGATAATTGGAGAAATTGATCTCGATCATCCGTTTCCAAAGCTTGATCAATTTGCTGCATGACTTGCTGTTTCTTATGATTTAAAGTCAGTGTATTCAACGCATGTTTTACTTCATTTTCTAATTCTACGCTGATAAAGTCATTCCATTTATGATAAGGGTTATCTTCTAAGACTGCCAAGTATTGGGAAGTTTTCCAGGGATCTCTAAAAATAAGTTCCACATATATATCTTCGTGCCAATTCAATCTAACTTCATGAAAAGCTTGTTCAGGGTCATTGAATAAGATTCCGTCTTTGTAAAATGAAAAAGATTCGCCGTCTGTACCGATCGTTGACATCAACATGCCTCTAGGTGTAGTTTCAACAGTTTCAACAAAATGAACTTTATTTAAAACAATGTCATGGTTCAGTAAATAGTTTAATATCCACATCGCCTCTCTTTGCTTTAATTGATGACGATCCAAAAACCATCCAAGAAATTCTTTTTTTGCTTCTAAAGATACCTTGATATTCATTATGAAAACCTCCTCATCCCCTAAGCCTACTCTCATTATAACCTAATCTTTTAATAGTTAGTATTAATTTCTTCTGAAAGTTCCAATATTTCTGCATCCGCAGGTTCTAACAACAAGTAATCGGCTACTGCGTTTTTTATCATCGTCCGTTCTCCTGCTTCTCTGAGGAAATAAATATAGTTTTTTAAGAAATCTTTATTTTGATTTAAAGCAGGATAAACTTGTTGGTAAGCTTTTTCTGCTAGGTCATATTTTTCTAATTTGTCATAAGCTATCGCTGCATCCCAATAGAATTGCGGATCCGATTGACCGTACTCTAATGCTTGTTCAATTAGTGTTGCTGCTTCTTCAAATCGTTCTTGTTTCAACAGCAGATTAATATAAGCCAATTGTAAACTTTCATTATCGGGAGAAAGCGCATTGGCTGATAAATAGTATTCTTCAGCCTGTTCTTCTTGTTCTAATTTAAGAGCAATCTCTGCTCCGATTACAAACAGTTCATAATTGTACTGATCCATTCTCAATCCTGCTTGAACAATTTCAGCAGCTTTTTCAAGTTGGTTTTCTTCTTCCAATCCTTTAGCTAAATTAGGATAAACTGAGGTATAAGACGGATCTAACTCTTTTAGCTTGTAGAAAACTTCATTGGCACGTTTGAATTCTTTCTGTTGCATGTATGTTACCCCTAATTCAAATAAAGCATCGACTGTCTCGTTTTCTTCTACGCTTTGTTCAAAGTACAATACTGCCTGTTCTAAGTCACCTAGAGCACTATAGGCAGCTCCACAACGGCTTGCTAAGTTTATACCTGAAAACTCGCTATATCCTTGAATCATCAGCTCTTCATATCCATGGATGGCTTGGGCATATTTTCCCATTGAAAATTGCAGCTCTGCCAGTGCAAATTGAATAACCGGTTCATCCGGTAAAAGTTCTTTAGCTTTTAATATTTTTTGTTCACTGACTTCATACAATCCTTGAACTTGATAAAGATCAGCGAAAACAAGTAAAGCCTGAGGAAAAGCTTCGCTTGTCTCAGGTACATCAAGCAGCCATTCCATAGCAGCATCGATTTCGTTTGATTCAATTTCGATTTCTGCTAAACCTATTTTTAATTCATCATCTTCCGGGTGTTTGGTCAATAGATGATGATAAATTTGTTTCGTTTCTTCTAAAAAGCCTAAATGATATAAATTACCGGCTAATTGATACAATTGATCATCTGTATCCGCTACTAACGCTTGTTCAAAAAAAGCATGAGCTTCTTTTAGTTGTTGGTTTTGAAGAGCATCAATCATTTTTTGGCTATTATTCATTTATTTTACCTCTTTCATTTACAATCATCTTTTTCAATCTTTTATCTATTTTAACATATTTTTATAGTGATTTGGGATTCAGACTATTTCTATCATCCTAAGACAGTTTTCTCGCAAAAAGCTGATTTTGATAAGTTCTTTTTAATTGTTCATCATTTGACCTCTTTTTATGGCTATTTCTTCTTGAACACAGATTAGTTAAATTTAACAAGTACCTGACGCTTGTTGTTATTTTTGATATACTAACTATGAGATATCACTAACATTGATTTCATCTTTTTAAATAGCTCCTGATTGTTTAACTTTAAAAGTTGATTTTTCAAAAATGGACAAGATGATACACATGTTTTTTTAGAACTGATTTACTACAGGAGGCCGGAAATGACTTTTAAAGAATTTTTAGAATATATCAATGAACAGTTAAGCGGAAAAAGCACTTTTTATGAAAAAGCAATGGAAGACCAACTAGCTCGCAATAGCAGACGTGCTCCTGCTAAGCGATGGAATGAAACAAAGATGGAGCGAGCTGTCGATAAGATGTGGATTGAATTAGTTCGTAGTATCTACGATAAATTTAAAACTATTATCAATTCTAAATCAGCTGATCCCTATCAAGGATGGATCGAATTTATGAACAATAATGAATCTCTAGAAAACTTAGATGAAATGATTGTCGATCTAGAGTTTGAATAAAATTAAACATTGTTGAACAATACTAAGCTAGCGGATGATAAATTTCTGCTAGTTTTTTGCTAGTTTTAGAAACACCCACCCTATAAAAAGGTTGTATAGCATTTGACATTGATCAGTAATGAAACTGATTTTCTTCTCATACAAAATGATTTAGGAATACATCTCAAAAATTTTTGGAGGAATAGGGAGTTGCTTGTAGCCATGGAAAAGGATACGGAAAAAACGAAGCACTGTGGGCATACGCCCAAGTGTATCATGTCTATACAGCTGCTGAAGCAGCAACAGTCATGACAAACTTGTAAGTTTTGAGACACGTTCTTCGGCTCAAAAAGGTCCCATGGCTTTCCACAAGCAACCCCGTAGTCCGGAGGAAATTTTCTTACGAACGTCAGAAAATGAAGAACCTATAAAAACAGCAAAAACCCCTGATTTCTCAGGGGTTTTTAAGTACAGATTATTTAACTGCATCTTTAAGTGCTTTACCTGGTTTGAATGCAGGTACTTTGCTTGCAGAGATTTGGATTTCTTCCCCAGTTTGAGGGTTACGTCCTTTACGAGCAGCACGATCACGAACTTCGAAGTTACCAAAACCAATGATTTGTACTTTTTCGCCTTTGCTCAAAGTTGCTTGAATAGTTTCGAAAACAGCATCTACTGCTGTAGTTGCGTCTTTTTTAGTCAATCCTGTTTCAGCAACAACATTTTCTATTAATTCAGCTTTATTAGCCATGTATATTTCACCTCCCTCGAAAAGAAGAATAGATGCTTTTTTTAAGAAGCAAATAAACATCATAATTTCATTTTTGAGTGGTCCAAAAATGAAGCAATGCGAAATGCTCTATTAGTCATCTAAATAACATTTCATTTAAAAAGATATCATACAAATGCCGTTCCTGCAATGATTTTCATTGCTTTTATCGTAATTTATTGGCTTTTTATCTTTAACTGTTTAAATGTTTGTATCGCTCAATTAAATGTGTTAGAATACCAACTTTGCTTTTTCAAATTCAGTCACTGCCTTTATTTTCGTTGGCGAGTAAGAATTCTAATTGGTGTACCTTCAAACACAAAAGTATCACGGATTCGATTTTCAAGAAAACGTGCATAAGAAAAGTGCATCATTTCTGGATCGTTCACGAAAACAACAAAAGTTGGAGGTTTCACAGCTACTTGTGTAGCATAATAAATCTTCAAACGTTTTCCTTTGTCTGTAGGCGTTGGATTCATTGCTACAGCATCCATGATGACATCGTTTAAAACAGAAGACTGTACTCGTAACCGTTGATTTTCGCTGACGAGTTTAATCATTTCAGGCAGCTTATTTAATCGTTGTTTCGTTAACGCAGATACAAAAACAATTGGAGCATAACTTAAATAAGCAAATTCCTTACGAATATCTTTTTCAAAATCTTTCATCGTACTGTTATCTTTTTCAAGAGTATCCCATTTATTTACTACGATAATAACGCCTTTTCCAGCCTCATGAGCGTATCCAGCGACTTTCTTATCTTGTTCTCTAATGCCTTCTTCAGCGTTCAATACAACTAGAACGACATCAGAGCGTTCAATCGCCCTAAGAGCTCTCAACACACTATATTTTTCAGTTGTTTCATACACTTTACCGCGTTTACGCATTCCAGCTGTATCGATCATAACAAATTCGGTGCCTTCAGCGTCTACAAATTCGGTATCGATTGCATCTCGTGTTGTTCCAGCTATATTAGAAACAATTACACGATCTTCACCCAGCATAGCATTAACAATAGACGATTTTCCTACATTGGGTCTGCCAATAAGGCTAAATTTAATAACAGAATCATCATACTCTTCTTCTGTGTCCTCAGGAAAATGGCTGATCGCTGCGTCTAAAAGATCTCCTATTCCTAAACCATGACTGCCTGAAATAGGAAACGGTTCTCCTAAACCAAGGGTATAAAAATCGAATATTTCACTGCGCATTTCAGGGTTATCTACTTTATTAACTGCTAGTAACACAGGTTTATTCGTACGGTATAAAATCTTCGCTACATTTTCATCGGCATCTGTGACGCTTTCTCTTCCACTGGTAATAAAAATAATGACGTCTGCCTCTTCCATTGCGATTTCTGCTTGGTGCTTGATTTGTTCAAGAAATGGTTCGTCTCCCAAATCAATTCCGCCTGTATCAATCAGATTAAACTCTTTGCCCAACCATTCAGCCGGAGCATAGATGCGGTCACGCGTAACGCCTGAAATATCTTCAACAATAGAAATTCTTTCGCCTACAATGCGATTAAAAATAGTTGATTTGCCTACATTTGGACGACCAACGATGGCGATAACTGGTTTTGCCATTGATTTAGCCTCCTTCTTTTTATTTCTTATTCTTTTAGTTAGTTTATAGAACAAAGCTTGAACTTGCAAGCTTTTGCTGAACAAAACTGATTAAAACAGTAAACTTCAGCTACTTTTTTAAGCTATTTCTCATTTTAAGACAGAAAAAATGACATGCAGCTCGCTTACACCGCATGTCTGTTTTCTCTACATTAGCGTTAATTATTTTTCTTCTTCAGCATCTTCTGTATCAGAAGTAATATCCGATAATTGATCGCCAAGAATGTCACCTAAAGTAAATCCAGTATCTGATTCCGGTACTTCGTAATCAGTTGTTTCTTCTTTTGCTTCTTGATATGGTTTTTCTTCTAAAGCTTTAATACTCAAAGATAAGCGTTGATCATTAGGGTTAACATCTAATACTTTCACTTTGATTTCTTGGCCTTCACTTAATACCTCATGCGGTGTTGCAATATGGTTATGTGAAATTTGTGAAATATGCACCAAACCTTCTACGCCAGGGAAAACTTCTACAAATGCACCGAAACTTGTTAGACGTTTAACGGTTCCATCTAAAACAGAGCCTACTGCTGCACGTTCTTCAATGTTGTCCCATGGTCCAGGTAAAGTATCTTTGATAGATAATGAAATTCTTCCAGTTTCTTCATCGACAGAAAGAACTTTTACATCAACCTCTTCCCCAACTTTTAAAACATCTGCTGGATTTTTAACGTGTTCGTAAGAGATTTGGGAAATATGGACAAGTCCATCTACTCCGCCTAAATCAATGAAAGCTCCAAAATTAGTTAAGCGGGCAACTTTCCCTTTAACCGTTTCGCCTTCAGTTAAATTCTGCATGATCTCTTTTTTCTTCAACTCATTTTCAGCTTGTAAAACAGCTTTATGAGAAAGGATCAAACGATTTTCACTAGGTTCGATTTCCATAATTTTAAATGCCAACGTTTTTCCTTTATAACTTGAAAAATCATCAACAAAATGAACATCAACCATTGAAGCTGGAACAAAACCGCGAACCCCTGCATCAACGACTAAACCGCCTTTAACCACTTCTTTGACAGGAGCTTCAATAATCGTTCCTTCTTCAAAATCTTTTTGGATTTTTTCCCATACTTGTTTAGCATCGATCCGGCGCTTCGATAGTAAATAGCTGCCGTTTTCTTTATCTTTAATTTCTTTTATTACGACTAAATCAACTACATCACCTACATTGACAATTTCTGTCACATCTTCAAAAGGTGCAGCGGATAATTCGTTATTAGGAATAACGCCTTCAACGCCTCCGCCGATAATGCCGACGATAGCTTGTTTATTATCTTGGATTTTTAGAATTTCTCCCTGAACAGTATCGCCAATATGAATTTCTTGTACGCTGTTTAATGCGTCCAGCATTGACTCTTGTTCTGTTGCTTCGTTATTACCTATGTGATCTGTCATGTTTTTGTCCTCCTATTTTAGCCAAATAAATCCTTCTCTACTTATTTTAACCAATTTTCTAAAATAATGCCACCAAAACACCTACAAAAAACTAAGTCTAAACTGATAACCACTAGATTCTTTCGTTGTTGCAAACCATTTGATCCCTATTCAAGGACAGTCAGCTTACTTTTTCAGCGATAATGTCTTTGATTTTTTGAACTACTTGTTCGATCCCTAGACCAGTAGTATCCACTAAGATCGCATCTTCTGCTTGTTTCAACGGAGAGACCGTACGATGCGAGTCCTTATAATCCCGTTCTGCAATTTCTTGTTTTAACGTATCTAAAGGTGTATTTACACCGTTAGATAGATTTTCTTTATAGCGTCTATCTGCTCGTTCATCCACACTTGCAACCAGAAAAATCTTCACTTCAGCATGTGGTAAAACAGCTGTACCAATATCGCGTCCATCCATCACGATTTTGCCTTGATCGGCAATTTTCTTTTGTCTTTTCACTAATTCTTTTCGTACTTCGCTATGGGCTGCAACAACAGACACTAAATTCGTTACATCTGGTTGTCGGATAGCTTCTGTTACTTCTACGTGATTGACAAATACTTTTTGTTTTTTTTCAGAAGGTTCAAAAGATAATTCCATTTTTTTCAATAAACTGACTAAAGCTTGTTCATCTGTAGGATCTATTTTAAACTGCAAGGCTTGGTAAGTTAACGCCCGATACATCGCTCCTGTATCACAATAAACATATCCTAAATCTTTAGCCAGTATTTTAGCTACGGTACTTTTTCCAGCAGAAGCTGGTCCGTCTATAGCAATCATTATTTTTTTATCCATTGTTAGCCTTCTTTCTGTTTTCACATTAAAAGCCGTCCTAAGACGGCTTTTAATGACATGTTTTTACTTATTTTACTTTTAACACTGTTCCTACTGAAACTTCATCGCCAGAAATGCCATTTAAAGTTTTTAATTCTTCAGTTGTCATTCCATGATTTAAAGCAATACGATAAAGATTATCTCCAGCTTTAACGGTATACGTTCCGCCTGTTTCTTCTGGTACTGTTTCTGGTTCATTTTCTTGAACACTTTCAACAGGCTCTTCTTCTGGAGGTGTTTGAACTGGAACATCAGCAATGTCCTCTTCCGGTTCAGATTCAACCGGTTGTTCTACAACACTACTTTCTTCTGAAGATTCGGTATCTTTCTCGCTTGAACTACTAGAACTGTTCTTTTCAGAACTTGATTCAGTACTGCTATTTTGTGTGATCGTTATTTTTTCTTCATCCGGCTTTAATTCTTCTGCTTGACTGCCGCTATTAACATACCAAAGATAAGTTGCTACTGGCAAAATGATCAGCAAAGCTAAAAATATAAACAGCGAAGTTACTATCGGAGAAATTCCTCCTTTGGCTTTTTTACGAGCTATTCTTGACTGATTATCGCTCTCTAAGCCGTCATCGTTATCAAATTTACGAGACCAAATTTCATCATTCTGGTTTTTTTTAGATTTTTTTCCAGCCATCAACTATTCCTCCTAAAGATAATTCGCTTTTATTGTAACATATTTTAATTCAACTTGCTTTATTAATTCGTTAACAAAAATAATTTTGTTAGCGCTTTTTCCCAATTTTTCTCTTTGGTCATTTTACTTTGAAGGTATTCTTCTTGATTGCTCCAAAAACATTCTTCATCTAAACCACAGCTGGAACAACAGTTGAACGGTTTCTCCATTAAAGACTCATTAAAATAATGAAGAATATGGACTCGTTTGCATTCCGTTGTTTGAGCATAGTGGACCATGTAGTCTAGTTGTCTTTCTTTTTGTATTTTCCGTCCCATTATTTGTGATTTAGCTTCTTCTAATGGAACATGTGATAGCAGATAATTTTCAATGATTTGTTTCTGTGTACTGCTGCAACTTCCTTCAATGATTTTTTTATGCCGGTAAGCATACTCTAACATAGCCGAAGTGGGTAAGCCATCTTCTTGCAAGCGCAACTGTAAAAACTGATCTCCAGCTTCGAATAATAAGATAGCCACACTTGGTTTCCCATCCCGGCCGCTTCTACCTACTTCTTGCAGATACGCTTCAACGCTGGCTGGTAAATGATAATGGATAACAAAGCGAATATTTTCTTTGTTGATTCCCATTCCAAAAGCACTAGTGGCACAAATAATATCAATTTCATTTTGGATAAATTGTTGCTGTATTTTTATTTTATCATCATTTTCAATATCAGAATGGTAACTTTCAACTGAAAATCCAGTTTTACTTTTGAGCCAACCCGCTACTTCATCCGCTTTTTTCTTACTAGAAAAATAAATAATGCCCGGTTTAGTCAACTGGTTGATTTGGTTTAAGAGTTGTTCGTTTTTATCTTGATAACAGCTAATAGTAGAATAGGCAATATTAGGACGGTCCACAGAATAAAGGATTTGTTTTGTTTTAGTTTTATCTAAAAATAAAGAGGTTAAAATCTCTTCACGAACGATTTCAGTTGCAGTAGCCGTTAAAGCCATTGTTAAAGGTTCTCCTAATTCTTTACGCGATTTTCCCAATTCTAAATAGTCCAAACGAAAGTCCATCCCCCATTGAGAGATACAATGTGCCTCATCAATAGCTAATAACGAAATTTCTTGCTGTTTAAGCTGGTTCAACACATATTTTTGCTGAAGCATTTCTGGAGAAAGAAAAATAAATTTATATTGAGGCAAATGATTTAATATCCATTCTTTTTCTCGTTTATTCATTAAACTATTGATAGCCGCTACTCTTTTTTCTCCCATCATTTTCATTTGTTCTACTTGATCTTGCATTAAAGACAATAATGGAGAGACAATCAGAACAATTCCATCCAAACAATAACCAGTGAGTTGGTAACAAATTGATTTTCCGGTACCTGTAGGCAGCATCACTAAGGTATTGTCGCCTGATAATGCAGCTAAGATGG is a window of Carnobacterium mobile DSM 4848 DNA encoding:
- a CDS encoding site-specific integrase, coding for MPTKQTNGKYKTNLRYPQEFRELTGIKSDKFQKTFATKQLAIKAEKDMKKTIAKALREENANALEVKGKMKFKEFYNTKWLPRYELGQTGRGNKIPSDITIENTKDLFRLHILPMFGHYAMNHLNGNTEIISDELTTKSRNYANIKILKSYIRSMFDIAEILGYIEFNRTTKVIQSITAPKKIALEEKRIREGNQSLAVNELLDWLDVVKTELEKKSLSLQDYTLFMLTLYLGDRKSETYALQWKHIDFEKHTIHLKYALDKKQKQKNTKGGKDTLVQVSDIVVVLLQEWKELQKIELQKFKINQTSEQFLFTYSKPSGEVNCPLHIDYLNYRIDTLRRRHKHLVHLTPHKLRHTFATLAKQGGADISKISEALTHSEIATTRIYVNTPNVVNLDVYNAFDRVLKRSGSH
- a CDS encoding nitroreductase family protein; translated protein: MENQFTNLLKERRSIYALGKDVSLADDQIVALVSNAVKESPSSFNSQTSRAVVLFGDAHKKLWDLTEAALKIGVPEGQDFAPTVEKLNSFRAGYGTILFFEDMSIVKNLQEQFALYADNFPVWAEQASGIAQHSVWTALATENIGASLQHYNPLIDDAVHSEWNLSSDWRLRAQMPFGSIEAPAQGKDYMDDSERVLSFN
- a CDS encoding CCA tRNA nucleotidyltransferase is translated as MITSNHEFMKALPIIKKIQEAGFEAYFVGGCVRDALLNKEINDVDIATSAFPAEVKKIFPKTFDVGIEHGTVMVLRKNETYEVTTFRTESTYQDFRRPDEVVFVRSLKEDLKRRDFTVNALAMDQEGQVIDYFGGQNDLKKGLIKAVGSPEERFFEDALRMMRGVRFISQLDFVMDNETEKAIHKNHALLEHIAVERIQVEFMKLLLGKGRQKALKTFIETELYYYCPELSLYKNELTSFAGLEGQIPTQLAAWTLLLAFLEKSEDEIEPFLRKWKCSKKEMQRVKTAYIALQQRLKAPLTRLSLYQSGYDIALEVEAMLPFFNCESDIAYLEEVKASLPIRNKQEMAVSGNDLLQQFNAKPGKWLGEALDAIERAILLDEVVNERDQLLDWAHSYLKKKRDNS
- the dapB gene encoding 4-hydroxy-tetrahydrodipicolinate reductase, producing the protein MINIIVAGFKGKMGSTATKMVIENKDFSLVGVLDPYAKESNLNEMAEFSEIDVPVFNEKEALVQSVDADVWIDFTIPAVAYANTQFALENGIRPVVGTTGFSETEVKKLTDLSKDKKIGGLIAPNFAIGAVLMMQFSAKAAKYFPDVEIIEMHHDNKLDAPSGTAIKTAEMIYAERGDHQQGHPDEKESIPGARGADYKGMKIHSVRLPGLVAHQQVQFGSTGEGLTIRHDSYDRASFMTGVALGCEKVMELDELIYGLENLL
- a CDS encoding ReoY family proteolytic degradation factor, whose product is MNIKVSLEAKKEFLGWFLDRHQLKQREAMWILNYLLNHDIVLNKVHFVETVETTPRGMLMSTIGTDGESFSFYKDGILFNDPEQAFHEVRLNWHEDIYVELIFRDPWKTSQYLAVLEDNPYHKWNDFISVELENEVKHALNTLTLNHKKQQVMQQIDQALETDDRDQFLQLSNELKEIEEDLLKEQKKPNH
- a CDS encoding tetratricopeptide repeat protein; this translates as MNNSQKMIDALQNQQLKEAHAFFEQALVADTDDQLYQLAGNLYHLGFLEETKQIYHHLLTKHPEDDELKIGLAEIEIESNEIDAAMEWLLDVPETSEAFPQALLVFADLYQVQGLYEVSEQKILKAKELLPDEPVIQFALAELQFSMGKYAQAIHGYEELMIQGYSEFSGINLASRCGAAYSALGDLEQAVLYFEQSVEENETVDALFELGVTYMQQKEFKRANEVFYKLKELDPSYTSVYPNLAKGLEEENQLEKAAEIVQAGLRMDQYNYELFVIGAEIALKLEQEEQAEEYYLSANALSPDNESLQLAYINLLLKQERFEEAATLIEQALEYGQSDPQFYWDAAIAYDKLEKYDLAEKAYQQVYPALNQNKDFLKNYIYFLREAGERTMIKNAVADYLLLEPADAEILELSEEINTNY
- a CDS encoding HU family DNA-binding protein — translated: MANKAELIENVVAETGLTKKDATTAVDAVFETIQATLSKGEKVQIIGFGNFEVRDRAARKGRNPQTGEEIQISASKVPAFKPGKALKDAVK
- the der gene encoding ribosome biogenesis GTPase Der gives rise to the protein MAKPVIAIVGRPNVGKSTIFNRIVGERISIVEDISGVTRDRIYAPAEWLGKEFNLIDTGGIDLGDEPFLEQIKHQAEIAMEEADVIIFITSGRESVTDADENVAKILYRTNKPVLLAVNKVDNPEMRSEIFDFYTLGLGEPFPISGSHGLGIGDLLDAAISHFPEDTEEEYDDSVIKFSLIGRPNVGKSSIVNAMLGEDRVIVSNIAGTTRDAIDTEFVDAEGTEFVMIDTAGMRKRGKVYETTEKYSVLRALRAIERSDVVLVVLNAEEGIREQDKKVAGYAHEAGKGVIIVVNKWDTLEKDNSTMKDFEKDIRKEFAYLSYAPIVFVSALTKQRLNKLPEMIKLVSENQRLRVQSSVLNDVIMDAVAMNPTPTDKGKRLKIYYATQVAVKPPTFVVFVNDPEMMHFSYARFLENRIRDTFVFEGTPIRILTRQRK